A genomic segment from Juglans regia cultivar Chandler chromosome 14, Walnut 2.0, whole genome shotgun sequence encodes:
- the LOC109012800 gene encoding ACT domain-containing protein ACR11 isoform X1 — translation MAMTVASLAVGTHLSDNNSIMKASESRGSMGTLIRSSFGFATKPFSILHKRQRLSSVATITPRASSATAVEDPSHSEADIIPTPVVIIDQDSDPSATIVEITFGDRLGALLDTINALKNLGLNVVKANVFLDSSGKHNKFAITKADTGRKVEDPELLEAIRLTIINNMIQYHPESSAQLAMGVAFGVVPPQQQVDVDVATHISIYDDGPDRSLLYVETADRPGLLVDLVKIITDINIDVKSGEFDTEGLLAKAKFHVSYRDKAIIKPLQQVLGNSLRYFLRRPTTEEASF, via the exons ATGGCTATGACTGTGGCTTCCTTGGCTGTTGGGACTCACCTCAGtgataataatagtattatgaAAGCCTCTGAGAGTCGCGGGTCAATGGGGACTTTGATCAGGAGCTCCTTTGGGTTTGCCACCAAACCTTTCTCCATTCTGCATAAGAGACA AAGGTTATCTTCAGTGGCTACAATCACTCCACGAGCATCATCGGCTACTGCTGTGGAG GATCCAAGTCACAGTGAAGCTGATATCATTCCAACTCCTGTAGTTATTATCGACCAAGACTCCGATCCAAGTGCAACTATTGTGGAGATAACTTTTGGGGATAGGCTTGGAGCACTTCTTGATACT ATAAATGCGCTTAAAAATCTTGGACTCAATGTTGTAAAGGCAAATGTCTTTTTGGATTCTTCTGGAAAGCACAACAAGTTTGCCATCACTAAAGC AGATACTGGTAGAAAAGTAGAAGATCCAGAATTACTCGAGGCAATTCGGCTGACAATTATAAACAATATGATTCAGTATCACCCG GAATCAAGCGCCCAATTAGCAATGGGAGTAGCCTTTGGAGTAGTGCCACCTCAACAACAG GTTGATGTGGATGTAGCAACACATATAAGCATCTATGATGATGGCCCTGACAGGAG TTTGCTCTATGTGGAGACAGCTGATCGCCCCGGATTATTGGTGGATCTCGTGAAGATCATCACTGACATCAATATTGACGTTAAATCAGGAGAATTTGACACAGAG GGGTTATTGGCCAAGGCAAAGTTTCATGTAAGCTACAGGGATAAAGCCATTATCAAGCCTCTCCAGCAG GTTCTTGGTAATAGCTTGCGATATTTTTTGAGGCGACCAACAACCGAAGAGGCGAGTTTTTGA
- the LOC109012801 gene encoding wound-induced basic protein has product MIYDVNSPLFRSFLSQKGGASDKRKMEEQKPKEQRPKASENKPIMTE; this is encoded by the exons ATGATTTACGACGTCAACTCACCCCTCTTCCGCTCATTCCTTAGCCAGAAGGGTGGCGCCTCCGACAAGAG GAAAATGGAAGAGCAGAAACCAAAGGAGCAGAGACCCAAAGCAAGTGAGAATAAGCCTATTATGACAGAATGA
- the LOC109012809 gene encoding uncharacterized protein LOC109012809 gives MSQFSFSASTFKKREFSSLLLSDFFHICFFILSHPLYFSYFIFFSPYLLKLLSFLSPLFITTFLLLLVLLTFSPNLVQEHSHSELSESGVGFLVGTCQSVFERLQSKGHDEDENSQQFEDLEVYKIVFDTSTFEIRDDPAEVLELEVKEVCSEAYDVPVDKSLDCGDNFIGGLESLTGNSDTYPAETIKPGITQQIVDVKRLECFFQEKNELETMWGMEEEKEVNQPGVESYKVEERAEKLSTRSGSEAVCNKTNDTTVNTDYGGKLDSKMRVNSRRLGASMESPSSDGEYNSPVMENYQTFDSNLGSFGSMRKEKEWRRTLACKLFEERHNVDGSEGMDLLWETYETESSKVQAKSNKKKGKNSRVDYEDEDEEEEDMDAQLCCLQALKFSAGKMNLGMGRPNLVKISKALKGIGWLHNLGRNGKKVYH, from the coding sequence ATGTCTCAGTTCTCTTTCTCAGCAAGCACCTTCAAGAAAAGAGAATTCTCTAGTCTTCTCCTCTCTGACTTCTTCCATATTTGTTTCTTCATCCTCTCTCACCCTCTTTACTTTTCttacttcattttcttctccccATATCTTCTCAAGCTTCTCTCTTTCCTGTCTCCTCTCTTCATCACCACCTTTCTTCTACTCCTTGTTCTTCTCACTTTTTCTCCCAACCTTGTCCAAGAACACTCTCACTCCGAATTGTCAGAGTCCGGGGTGGGTTTTCTTGTTGGTACATGTCAATCTGTTTTCGAAAGATTACAGTCTAAAGGGCACGATGAAGATGAAAATTCTCAACAATTTGAGGATCTTGAAGTGTATAAGATTGTGTTTGACACATCGACGTTTGAAATTAGAGATGACCCTGCGGAAGTTTTGGAGTTGGAAGTTAAAGAAGTTTGCTCAGAAGCATATGATGTACCGGTTGACAAGAGTTTGGATTGTGGGGACAATTTTATTGGTGGATTGGAATCTCTAACAGGCAATTCAGATACATATCCGGCTGAGACAATAAAGCCGGGAATTACTCAGCAGATTGTCGATGTGAAGAGATTAGAATGcttttttcaagaaaagaaCGAGTTAGAAACTATGTGGGGTatggaggaagagaaagaagtCAACCAACCAGGCGTAGAGTCCTATAAAGTGGAAGAAAGAGCAGAAAAACTGTCCACGAGAAGCGGATCCGAGGCAGTGTGTAATAAAACAAATGATACTACTGTGAACACTGACTATGGTGGAAAGCTGGATTCCAAAATGAGGGTGAACTCCAGGAGACTGGGTGCAAGTATGGAGAGTCCTAGTAGTGATGGAGAGTATAATTCCCCAGTTATGGAGAATTATCAAACATTTGACTCAAATCTAGGAAGTTTTGGCTCCATGAGGAAAGAGAAGGAGTGGAGAAGGACATTGGCATGCAAGCTTTTCGAGGAACGACACAATGTGGATGGAAGTGAAGGGATGGATTTACTTTGGGAGACATACGAGACAGAATCGAGTAAGGTGCAGGCAAAAAGCAACAAGAAGAAGGGGAAGAACAGCAGGGTTGACtatgaggatgaggatgaagaagaggaagacatGGATGCACAGCTGTGCTGCTTACAGGCTTTGAAGTTCTCAGCAGGGAAGATGAACTTAGGAATGGGAAGGCCTAATCTTGTCAAGATCTCCAAGGCCCTGAAAGGTATAGGATGGTTGCACAATCTTGGTAGGAATGGCAAGAAAGTGTACCATTGA
- the LOC109012800 gene encoding ACT domain-containing protein ACR11 isoform X2, translating to MAMTVASLAVGTHLSDNNSIMKASESRGSMGTLIRSSFGFATKPFSILHKRQLSSVATITPRASSATAVEDPSHSEADIIPTPVVIIDQDSDPSATIVEITFGDRLGALLDTINALKNLGLNVVKANVFLDSSGKHNKFAITKADTGRKVEDPELLEAIRLTIINNMIQYHPESSAQLAMGVAFGVVPPQQQVDVDVATHISIYDDGPDRSLLYVETADRPGLLVDLVKIITDINIDVKSGEFDTEGLLAKAKFHVSYRDKAIIKPLQQVLGNSLRYFLRRPTTEEASF from the exons ATGGCTATGACTGTGGCTTCCTTGGCTGTTGGGACTCACCTCAGtgataataatagtattatgaAAGCCTCTGAGAGTCGCGGGTCAATGGGGACTTTGATCAGGAGCTCCTTTGGGTTTGCCACCAAACCTTTCTCCATTCTGCATAAGAGACA GTTATCTTCAGTGGCTACAATCACTCCACGAGCATCATCGGCTACTGCTGTGGAG GATCCAAGTCACAGTGAAGCTGATATCATTCCAACTCCTGTAGTTATTATCGACCAAGACTCCGATCCAAGTGCAACTATTGTGGAGATAACTTTTGGGGATAGGCTTGGAGCACTTCTTGATACT ATAAATGCGCTTAAAAATCTTGGACTCAATGTTGTAAAGGCAAATGTCTTTTTGGATTCTTCTGGAAAGCACAACAAGTTTGCCATCACTAAAGC AGATACTGGTAGAAAAGTAGAAGATCCAGAATTACTCGAGGCAATTCGGCTGACAATTATAAACAATATGATTCAGTATCACCCG GAATCAAGCGCCCAATTAGCAATGGGAGTAGCCTTTGGAGTAGTGCCACCTCAACAACAG GTTGATGTGGATGTAGCAACACATATAAGCATCTATGATGATGGCCCTGACAGGAG TTTGCTCTATGTGGAGACAGCTGATCGCCCCGGATTATTGGTGGATCTCGTGAAGATCATCACTGACATCAATATTGACGTTAAATCAGGAGAATTTGACACAGAG GGGTTATTGGCCAAGGCAAAGTTTCATGTAAGCTACAGGGATAAAGCCATTATCAAGCCTCTCCAGCAG GTTCTTGGTAATAGCTTGCGATATTTTTTGAGGCGACCAACAACCGAAGAGGCGAGTTTTTGA